The DNA window GATTACGCCCCAGCTGGTGACGCTGAAAGCCGCGCAGCCGGTCGGGATGTTCCGCGCCGTGCAGACCATCCGTCAGTTATTGCCCGTGGGTATCGAGAAGCCGGGTAAGGCCGTTGCTTCACTAACGCTGCCCGCCGTCACGATTCAGGACCAACCGACCTACGATTGGCGGGGGATGCACCTCGACGTGTCGCGGCATTTCTTTTCGCTCGACTACCTCCGTGCCTACATCGACCGGATGGCGCTGTATAAGTTCAACAAATTCCACCTCCACCTCACCGACGATCAGGGCTGGCGGCTGGAGATAAAAGCCTACCCCAAACTGACGAGCGAAGGTGCTTTTCGGACCTACAACAACCAGGATTCGGTGGTGCTGAAACGCGCCCTGACCAACCCCGACTTCGACCTCCCAAAAAAATTCCTGCGGCAGCAGAACGGCAAAACTGAGTACGGGGGCTTCTACACGCAGGCGCAGATCCGCGAGCTGATCGCCTACGCAGCCGCCCGACACATCGAGATCATCCCCGAAATCGACATGCCGGGACACCTGAGCGCAGCCATCAACGCCTATCCGATGCTGAGTTGCACCGGGCAGTCGGGTTGGGGCAAGACGTTTTCGGTACCCATCTGCCCCTGCAACGAGCCGACCTACACGTTTATGGAAACGGTGTTGAGCGAGGTAATCGCCCTGTTTCCGAGTCAGTACGTTCACATCGGGGCCGATGAAGTGGAGAAGTCGACCTGGGCGCAGACACCAGCCTGTCAGGAGTTGATGAAGCGCGAGGGCATCAAAAACGTTGAGGAGCTGCAAAGCTATTTCGTGCATCGCATCGAGCGGTTCGTGCAGTCGAAAGGCAAGAAACTCATGGTCTGGGACGACGCGCTCGAAGGGGGCCTGAAACCGTCGACGGCCGTCATGTACTGGCGTAGCTGGGTAAAAGATGCCCCGCAGAAAGCCGCCCGCAACGGCAACGACGTGGTGATGACACCCGTCAGCACGCTGTACTTCGACAGCCCGCCGGGTAGTCAGTCGGTGGAGAACGTGTACAAACTGGCGGTCGTGCCGGAGGATGTTACAACCCAGCAGACGCAGCAGTTTCTGGGCGCGCAGGCCAACCTCTGGACCGAATACATCCCGACCGAAAACCGCGCCGATTACATGACCATGCCCCGCATGACGGCCCTTTCGGAAGTAGTCTGGACGGGTAAAAAAGACTACCC is part of the Spirosoma rhododendri genome and encodes:
- a CDS encoding family 20 glycosylhydrolase, whose amino-acid sequence is MLRFYSSLLAVLVCAASVQAQTPAQRYPLIPYPTSLSPATGQFTITAKTPVVSVDKRFSNEAGQLRTLIEAGLGQKLPMTGTGPRIVLQHDPSVTAAEGYALTITPQLVTLKAAQPVGMFRAVQTIRQLLPVGIEKPGKAVASLTLPAVTIQDQPTYDWRGMHLDVSRHFFSLDYLRAYIDRMALYKFNKFHLHLTDDQGWRLEIKAYPKLTSEGAFRTYNNQDSVVLKRALTNPDFDLPKKFLRQQNGKTEYGGFYTQAQIRELIAYAAARHIEIIPEIDMPGHLSAAINAYPMLSCTGQSGWGKTFSVPICPCNEPTYTFMETVLSEVIALFPSQYVHIGADEVEKSTWAQTPACQELMKREGIKNVEELQSYFVHRIERFVQSKGKKLMVWDDALEGGLKPSTAVMYWRSWVKDAPQKAARNGNDVVMTPVSTLYFDSPPGSQSVENVYKLAVVPEDVTTQQTQQFLGAQANLWTEYIPTENRADYMTMPRMTALSEVVWTGKKDYPSFQQRLLSHLLRMEQMGIHYRLPDLTGFAEENVFVDKATLRIRKPLDSYILRYTTDGSQPQTTSPTLPDGLVIDKPQTVSVAAFTPSGVRGDVYTLRYQQQDYAKPVAVGTSKAGLQVSYFKKAFKSVKEMTDLKADSMFTAANLVVPPSVNAPSFGLQYRGFLTVPETGVYSFFYTCDDGGVLHIADRLVVDNDGNHFPIEKSGQVALSKGAHPFSADFIEGGGGFTLKLKYSLNGSAPQDIPDSWFTR